GATGATcaccaagataaacaaaatctctGCCCTCGAGGTAATTACTTGCTAGTCTGGGAGGCGCAAGAGACAATTGTTAAAACCAAAAGCCCAGTTGGTGCCGGGCCTCGTGCTGGGGAGtttgggcggggtgggggggcggggggcgcagcGCACGGAGCCAGGAAAatcattctttttcaagtttagGTTCTAGTACCCCTCagggtctcagtttcctaatctggaaATTGGGAATcatatttacttaattgttttagggGATCAAATTAATTAATGCAGATAAAGTAGGTTCTTTTGAAATTGGGCGCAGAGAGCTTCCCCATGTTAGTAAACCGCCTTTTCACTTGAGCTCTTTTGAAAGGTTTCTGTTTATTGTTCCCTTACAATCAAATGATCTTGGATTCAGGTGGGGAGTGTGGtgcagagacagacacagagaaacaTTGCCCTCTCTTTGCTCTATCCATTAgtgtgtgaaaaaaatgtagtaaatatttaattatactaAAACAAAAACCAGAGCCGATATGTTACAAGTATAGACAGCCATTATAGGGAAAAATAAGGctgaggaaggggaaaggaaagccCCAGGAAGGGAGTTGCACGTTCAAACCAGAGAAAACCTCATTGAGAAGGTGGCATTGAAATAAAGACCCTGCGGAGAGGTTGGAGTGAAGTAAGTGGACATCTGGGGGAAATGTGTTCCAGGCGGAAGGAACAGCCagagcaaaggctctgaggtgggaaggTACCTGGCATGTTCAAAGACTAGCAGGAGGCCAGTGAGGCTGGAGGGCAGTAAGCcaggtggagggtgggaggaggtgagagcaGAGGGGTCAGACCAGGGGAGCCTTGTGAGTTGCAATGAGGCCTTCAAAgtttgatgaggaaactgaggtcccaaGAGACTAATGCGAGGTAACACTTATGGCTCTTATGAGCTACCTACTGTTCCAAGCACTTTCTAGATGCTAATTCCAAGTCACGTCACTCTCCCACTGGAAAATGGAGCTTGGAATAACATCTGCCTACTAGgatcattgtgaagattaaatacatAAGATGGCATTTGAAGCCACCTATTATTTATAAcatgtattgagtgcttattCTGACACTGTCCTGTGCTGTTTATGTCCAGGCACATCTCATATATTAACCCATTTTTATCCACACAGCAACTCCATgaggtagttattattatcaccccattttacagaggagaacattgaggcccagagaggttatatGATTTCTTCAAGGCCAcacagtaagtggtggagccaggattcaaactcagattctgagctctcaaccactgtattatacctcaataaataatatcaatgtgatacagctaCTTTTCAGATTTCTAACAATTTCTaaacttttttccccttcctgctGGTGGGGGAGAGAAGACTTAGGCTCTGGAAGGATCCAGTAGCCCTGAACTGCTCttgccaccccctgccccccacaggaCCTCCAGGTCTCCTGCCTCAATGCCGAGCAAACCCGGCATCTCCAGGCCTCCTTGAACCGTTTGCACCGGGTGGTACAGGTAACACCTGCGGCCGCGGTCTGGCTCCACTGCACCTGCTTGCTGGTCACTCCTGGGGGCCCGACCACAGTCTCTCTCACCCTCAGCACGCCCGGGCCCAGCATGTGAGGCTCCTGGTGGATGCTGAGTACACCTCCCTGAACCCTGCACTCTCTCTGCTGGTGGCCGCTCTGGCCACTCGCTGGAACAGCCCCAGGGAAGGTGGGCCCTGGGTGTGGAACACTTACCAGGCCTATCTGAAGGTGTGTGGTGCgcttggggcggggtggggggggtccgggggaggggccctcaggccggggtCCCAGCACCTTGACCCAAAGCTGCCCCTGTGCTCTGCCAGGACACCTACGAGCGGCTGAGGCGGGATGCTGAGGCCGCAGACAGGGCTGGCCTGGCCTTCGGGGTGAAGTTGGTACGAGGGGCGTATCTGGACAAGGAGAGAGAGGTGGCCCGGCTCCAGGGTACCGAAGATCCCACTCAGCCTGACTACCAGGCTACCAGTCAGAGGTGGGACTGGGGCAGGAGGGCCTCTGAGACAAATAACATTAGCCTCTAACCTTTCATTAGAGCTCACTCCCCATGGAGCTGAGTGTCCTATGCGGGTCTACACAACACTCCCTCTCCCCAGTCCAGGGCACCGTCACTTCCCACCTGAAGTCCTCCTTGGACTTCCTGCTCCCTTCTCTAGCCCCCCTCCCCATTCGGTCCCCACGTGCAGCcagagggaacctgcctcaaaTCTTGTCCCTCCTCAGTTCAGAATCCTCCCATGGCTCCCAGTGCACCCTTGATAAACCCCAGATCCTTGCAGCGGCCGGCAATCCTGTCCCCTCGCTCACTTCACTccggccacactggcctccttgatgacccccagggcctttgcacttcctgTTCCCACTGCCAAGAGCCTTCTACCTCCAGACAGTGGTGTGGCTCAATCCCTCACTTCCTTAGGTCTTTACTTGTTGGTACCTTCTCAGGGGACCTTCCTGCCCTCCCTATCAAAAACTAGAACTCTCCACGCCCACTCACttcttagatttatttttcttccggCACTTATCAGCAGTTGAGGTTTCACATTCGCTTGCTCATTATTCATCTCACCCACGGGAGCGTgggcccaggagggcagggcaTTCTGATTTGTTCACTGCTGAACCCCCAGTGCTTAAAATtgcacctgctgtgtgctgggtGCTCGGTACAGatctgttgaaagaatgaataaacaacccaagcggtagatactattattatcatccccatttcacagaggatgaaatcgaggcacagagaagtggaATCACTTACCCACGGtcgcacagctagtaagtggcagggccAAGATTTTTGGCAGACTGGCTCTAGAACCCACATTTTTACTCACCTCAAATCATTGTGAGTTCCTTGGGCCACCATCCCATGGCCCTGGGAAGAAAGAATTTATTgtttcagggagttccctggcagtccagtggttaggattctgggctttcactgttaggggcccaggttcaatccctggttggggaattaagatcatgTAAGCCGAGAggtcacagcaaaaaaaaagaaaaaaaaagaatttattcttTCAATACATACTTGCTGACCActtgatttattcttttaaatttatttatttatttatggcggctttgggtcttcgctgctgagctcaggctttctctagttgcggcaagtgggggctactcttcgttgctgtgcatgggcttctcattgcggtggcttctcttgctgcagagcacaggctctagttgcttgggcttcagtcgttatggcacgcaggctcagtagttgtggctcatgggctctagagctcaggctcagtagttgtggcgcatgggcttagttgctccgcgacatgtgggatcttcccggaccagggctcgaacctgtgtcccctgaattggcaggcacattcttaaccactgtgccaccagggaagtacctgacCACCTGATTTAGATCAGGAACTGTGGTGCACCCTGGTTGCAGTGGCAACCAAGGTGGCCACCaggccctgtcctcatggagttttcAAAGCCCAGTTCCATTTCACAGTGGACCAAGGAGAGGTCTGTAGAGTTGCAAGTACTCATCAAGCTTCCAGAGCAAGTTGCCAAGCCATGAAGGCTAAGCTTGCATCCAAGCCCAGGAAGTTTCCTAGGCACATTTGTGTCCCATAGGCTTAATCATTTGGcaccatttttgtatttttttttactgagatataattcacatatcgtaaaatttgctattttaaagtgtacaattcagtggcttttagtatgttCATAagattgtgcagccatcaccactatctaattccagaacattttcatcacctcataaAGAAATCCCGTATGCATTAGCAGGCACTCCCCATTCCTACccccccctcagcccctggcaaccacgaatctactttctgtctctgtagatttgtctattctggacatttcatattcatggaatcatataatatatgacCTTTTgtacctggcttctttcactcagcataatgttttcaaggttcaaccatggtgtagcatgtgtcagtgctTCACTCCTTGTTATGGtcgcataatattccattgcatggagaGTCCACATTTGATTTATgctttcatcagttgatggatatttggattgtttccactttttttgtCAATTGTGGATAGTGCGGCTAGGAACATTCACATACacatttttgtgtaaacatacagttttcattctcttaaaagtTGAGTTCTCTAGGACTGGaatcactgggtcatatggtcactccatgtttaactttttgaggaacgaccagatagttttccaaagtggctgcagggcttccctggtggtgcagtggttgagagtccgcctgccgatgcaggggatgccagttcgtgccccggtctgggaggatcccacatgccgtggagcggctgagcccgtgagccatggccgctgagcctgcgcgtccggagcctgtgctctgcaacgggagaggccgcaacagtaagaggcctgcctagcacaaaaaaaacccacaaaaaacaaaaacaaaaaccaaagtggCTGCAGCATTTTAGACTCACACCAGCACAGTgggagggttccaatttctccacatcttctccagcacAGTACCATTAATGTTTTAATAGAGATTTTGAACAAATAATACATTCACATGattcaaaaatcaaaatgttgtgaaaatgaacaCACCGACACAGCTCACGTCCACTCACATCGTGGGGTCTCCCTGCCCCTGCAGGGGCACTCCACTCTCCTCTGGGTGTTCATTTAGCCGGTCCCCCACTtccagacatttgggttgttactAACCCTGCTCTGTAGACACTGCTGCAGTGAATGACCTTGGATAAATGTCACCTTGTGTGATGTGGCCCTTTGCTGTGAGAGTGCCATTGTGCCAGAGGCTTTATGTCCACCCTCATCTCACtccatcctcacaacaacacCGCTGGGTGAACGTGGGTTGTTAAAGAGAAGAAAACGGCTCAGAGAGGGGATGTCTCTCGCAGCGGAGGCAGGTGGGATGCAGgtacttcctgacttcagggtCCTTGCCCTTAGGCACCCCACGTCCCAAGGACAGAAatccccagcccctggggcctaaccctcactCACCAGGTGTCATACGCCAGACCTTCATCTCCCTTCAGTTACAGCCGCTGTCTGGAGCTGATGCTGACCCAGGTGTCCCATCGTGGCCCCATGTGCCCCCTCATGGTGGCTTCCCACAACGAGGACTCTGTTCACCAGGCAACCAAGCGGTACGAAGTAGGGGAATGGGAAATACGTGCCCAAGGGTGGTGGATGTGGAACAAGGGGAGGGACAATGTAGGCCAGCAGGTTCAAAGGGGATCTGGGGaggatattcaaaatatttaactccTGCTACACCTGCAGGTCCCATAGGCCCCAGCTGAACAAGGCATTGCCCCTTATTTGCTGGGGCATGGGGAGGTCCCAGGGTTCCAGGGAAGAAGTGGGGACTCACTGGGGATCCTTCAGGGGGCCCAAGGCAGTGGTTATTTATCAGTGAGTTTGGAAGTACTTCAATATTTGAATAACTAGAACAGCGATAAGAGTGCGTCATGGCTGACTTTCAGCTCTGGATCCAGCCACTGTCTGGATTGATGATGTGGCCTTTTCTGTAGCATGTGGGAGCTGGGCATTCCTCTGGATGGGCCTGTCTGTTTTGGACAACTTCTGGGGATGTGTGACCATGTCTCCTTGGCACTGGGTATGTGAATGATCCATCCCTCCCAGACCCACTCCCACATCCCACCCAGTCAGCCCCAGGCCTCATTCCCTCCCAAACAGATCCCATCTTCCATTCCCAGACAATGCCTGGCCAGGCTCCCATCCAGAGCCTGCAGCCGGCGAGCGCCAGACCCTTCCAGATAGATCTGTCCCATAGCTGAAGGCCTTgcaggcctgtgtctctgtgtctgtggtaTCTGTTGTTTTGCTTGGTTCTTCATCATGGTATCTTGTCACCTGTGTGCTTTGTTATCTTTACTGTGTTGTTCACCAGGGCCTGAGACCAGAAGATTTACGTTTTCTTCTGCCAGGTGCTAAGGGGTACAAAATCAGTGCACCCTAACTTCACAGCTTGAGGTTTCTTGAgatatcccagggatgcaaattGGGGCTGCAAATATTTTAGGGGCCTAACCCATGGCTACAACCTATCAGAGAtggatttctctatttttttccttgctctgCTCATGGTCAAGGCCATTccctgggagtgggggagggtgggaggtttGACTTCTTGTTATCTCTAACTTTGAGGGTCTAGATTTTTGGTTCCAACTTAATCTGGGGAAGTTCTCCTTTATAACTCTTACCCTGGTCAGGCTTTGGGCCTCCATTTCTGTACCCCCTCAGCTTTGAAGTCATTAAATAGCAGCTCAATTTTGCCTTCAGGATAGAAATACTTCTTGTGTAACCCTTCCTTCTCTGGATTCTCACTTTCTCTTAATTCTTGGATTAGTAAATTCCTTATTCTCTCGGCAGCATTTTCATAACtttgagaagattttttttctttttttttttttctgtacctggccctctcactgctgtggcctctcgcattgcggagcacaggctccggacgcgtgggctcagaggccatggctcacgggcccagccgctctgcggcacgtgggatcctcccggactggggcacgaactggagtcccctgcatcggcaggtggactcccaactactgcgccaccggggaagcccgagaagattttttttaatgtttactccaggatttttagttttttcagtgCGAGATTTTGTCCAACCCACCTAGTCTGCCATATTCTCAGAAATGGAAATCTCTGTTCCAGATGGGGCCTGGGGGAGTCTCTCCCCAAACACCAACCCACACCCTGCAAATACTCTCCCTCCAGGGCAGGCTGGCTATGCCGTGTACAAGTCCATCCCCTATGGATCCCTGGAGGAAGTGATCCCCTACCTGATCCGGAGGGCCCAGGAGAACCAAAGTGTACTGCGTGGTGCCCGCAGGGAACAGGAACTGCTCAGCCAAGAACTTCGGCGGAGGCTGCTGGGGCGGGGCCTGAGGGTACCCCATTAGCACCCTTAGGGGTCATATGGTCAATAAAGGCCCTGAGCTGCTGCCCAG
Above is a genomic segment from Kogia breviceps isolate mKogBre1 chromosome 18, mKogBre1 haplotype 1, whole genome shotgun sequence containing:
- the PRODH2 gene encoding hydroxyproline dehydrogenase isoform X3 → MLWTCRVLCSQAGPSPGGWKPLSFDGGAFHLKGTGELTRALLVLRLCAWPPLVTHGLALQAWSQRLLGSQLSGALLRASIYGQFVAGETIEEVRGCVQQLQTLGLRPLLAVPTEEEPDSAVKTGEAWYEGNLSAMLRCVDLSRGLLESPGPTGNVLMQLKMTALMSTQLCKELTSRVRRPGGSLELSPESLAEAMDSGQDLQVSCLNAEQTRHLQASLNRLHRVVQHARAQHVRLLVDAEYTSLNPALSLLVAALATRWNSPREGGPWVWNTYQAYLKDTYERLRRDAEAADRAGLAFGVKLVRGAYLDKEREVARLQGTEDPTQPDYQATSQSYSRCLELMLTQVSHRGPMCPLMVASHNEDSVHQATKRMWELGIPLDGPVCFGQLLGMCDHVSLALGQAGYAVYKSIPYGSLEEVIPYLIRRAQENQSVLRGARREQELLSQELRRRLLGRGLRVPH
- the PRODH2 gene encoding hydroxyproline dehydrogenase isoform X1, which codes for MLWTCRVLCSQAGPSPGGWKPLSFDGGAFHLKGTGELTRALLVLRLCAWPPLVTHGLALQAWSQRLLGSQLSGALLRASIYGQFVAGETIEEVRGCVQQLQTLGLRPLLAVPTEEEPDSAVKTGEAWYEGNLSAMLRCVDLSRGLLESPGPTGNVLMQLKMTALMSTQLCKELTSRVRRPGGSLELSPESLAEAMDSGQDLQVSCLNAEQTRHLQASLNRLHRVVQHARAQHVRLLVDAEYTSLNPALSLLVAALATRWNSPREGGPWVWNTYQAYLKDTYERLRRDAEAADRAGLAFGVKLVRGAYLDKEREVARLQGTEDPTQPDYQATSQSYSRCLELMLTQVSHRGPMCPLMVASHNEDSVHQATKRAGWLCRVQVHPLWIPGGSDPLPDPEGPGEPKCTAWCPQGTGTAQPRTSAEAAGAGPEGTPLAPLGVIWSIKALSCCPDSCPVRKPPPWGRAHLSLSQPKLRGLCGSREIFR
- the PRODH2 gene encoding hydroxyproline dehydrogenase isoform X2, whose protein sequence is MLWTCRVLCSQAGPSPGGWKPLSFDGGAFHLKGTGELTRALLVLRLCAWPPLVTHGLALQAWSQRLLGSQLSGALLRASIYGQFVAGETIEEVRGCVQQLQTLGLRPLLAVPTEEEPDSAVKTGEAWYEGNLSAMLRCVDLSRGLLESPGPTGNVLMQLKMTALMSTQLCKELTSRVRRPGGSLELSPESLAEAMDSGQDLQVSCLNAEQTRHLQASLNRLHRVVQDTYERLRRDAEAADRAGLAFGVKLVRGAYLDKEREVARLQGTEDPTQPDYQATSQSYSRCLELMLTQVSHRGPMCPLMVASHNEDSVHQATKRMWELGIPLDGPVCFGQLLGMCDHVSLALGQAGYAVYKSIPYGSLEEVIPYLIRRAQENQSVLRGARREQELLSQELRRRLLGRGLRVPH